In Synechococcus sp. CC9616, the following are encoded in one genomic region:
- a CDS encoding SDR family NAD(P)-dependent oxidoreductase: MKRTVMISGASRGIGFAIAQRLLNDGHNISLGVRDPDRLRQDHPDLVDAGQDRVLVHPYDACDPASASEWVAATTHWRDGFTALIHCAGILRRTGLLFSEGEETDLDDLWRVNVMGPWWLTRAAWPSLSASGEGRIQVLVSMSGKRSKGRMAGYPVSKFALMALCQTMRNEGWEAGIRVTAFCPSWVNTEMATSISRVAPEAMTQPQDIATLSSTLLQLPNAAVPFELMINCSLET, from the coding sequence ATCAAACGCACCGTGATGATCAGCGGCGCTAGCCGCGGTATCGGGTTCGCCATCGCCCAACGCTTGCTGAACGATGGCCACAACATCAGCCTTGGTGTACGGGATCCAGATCGATTGCGCCAGGACCATCCGGATCTTGTCGATGCCGGACAGGACAGGGTGCTTGTGCATCCCTACGACGCTTGTGATCCGGCTTCCGCGTCTGAGTGGGTGGCCGCCACAACGCACTGGCGTGATGGGTTCACGGCTTTGATTCATTGCGCGGGGATTTTGCGTCGCACGGGCTTGCTGTTTTCAGAGGGCGAGGAGACCGATCTCGATGATCTTTGGCGGGTGAATGTGATGGGGCCCTGGTGGTTGACCCGGGCGGCCTGGCCATCGCTGAGTGCCAGTGGTGAGGGGAGGATTCAGGTGTTGGTTTCGATGAGTGGCAAGCGCTCCAAGGGGCGGATGGCCGGTTACCCAGTGAGCAAGTTCGCCTTGATGGCGCTGTGCCAAACGATGCGCAACGAAGGCTGGGAGGCCGGAATTCGGGTGACAGCGTTTTGCCCCAGTTGGGTGAATACAGAAATGGCCACCTCAATCAGCCGTGTGGCTCCTGAGGCGATGACGCAGCCGCAGGACATTGCAACTCTTTCCAGCACGCTTTTGCAGTTGCCGAATGCTGCAGTTCCCTTTGAGTTAATGATCAACTGCAGTTTGGAAACCTGA